In Akkermansiaceae bacterium, the following are encoded in one genomic region:
- the recA gene encoding recombinase RecA, producing MASKNTPPPDDKVAAARKKNLDLAISQIQKDFGETAIMRLGDGHRVDVDVIPTGNLLIDRALGVGGFPRGRMIEVYGPESSGKTTLTLTVVAQAQKAGGLAAFVDVEHALDPAYAEKLGVKIDDLLVSQPNSGEEALQIVETLVRSNAIDVIVLDSVAALVTKQELAGEIGDSTVGTQARLMSAAMRKLTALISKARTTCIFTNQIREKIGVMFGNPETTPGGRALKFFSSVRVDIRRIGQIKATDGSVAGSRTRIKVVKNKVAAPFKEAEFDIMYNEGISSVGSLIDLAIEFDIIQKRGSWFSYSGNQLAQGRDAAKVALKEDQSLYDEIEAKVKEAMSEDKA from the coding sequence ATGGCATCCAAAAACACGCCCCCCCCCGACGATAAAGTCGCGGCAGCCCGCAAAAAGAATCTCGATCTCGCAATTTCCCAAATCCAGAAGGATTTCGGCGAAACCGCCATCATGCGTCTCGGCGACGGCCATCGTGTCGATGTCGATGTCATCCCGACAGGAAACCTGCTGATCGACCGTGCTCTCGGTGTCGGTGGTTTCCCGCGTGGGCGTATGATCGAGGTCTACGGACCGGAATCATCAGGGAAAACCACTCTCACCCTGACGGTGGTCGCCCAGGCCCAGAAAGCTGGCGGCCTGGCTGCCTTTGTTGATGTTGAACACGCTCTCGACCCCGCATACGCCGAAAAGCTGGGTGTCAAGATCGACGATCTTCTGGTTTCCCAACCAAACTCCGGCGAGGAAGCGCTGCAAATTGTCGAAACCCTTGTGCGCTCTAACGCCATCGACGTCATCGTGCTCGACTCCGTAGCCGCCCTGGTCACCAAACAAGAACTCGCGGGTGAGATCGGCGATAGCACCGTGGGCACCCAGGCCCGCTTGATGAGTGCAGCCATGCGTAAACTAACAGCTCTTATTTCCAAGGCCCGCACCACCTGCATCTTCACCAACCAGATCCGCGAGAAAATCGGTGTGATGTTTGGCAATCCTGAAACGACCCCCGGTGGCCGCGCCCTCAAGTTTTTCTCTTCCGTCCGTGTGGATATCCGCCGCATTGGCCAGATCAAGGCGACCGATGGCAGCGTCGCGGGGAGCCGCACCCGGATCAAGGTCGTCAAAAACAAAGTTGCCGCCCCGTTCAAGGAAGCCGAGTTCGATATCATGTATAACGAAGGCATCTCTTCCGTTGGCTCACTCATTGACCTCGCCATTGAATTCGATATCATCCAGAAACGCGGTAGCTGGTTCAGCTATTCAGGTAACCAGCTCGCCCAGGGACGCGATGCGGCCAAAGTGGCTCTCAAGGAGGACCAGTCTCTCTATGACGAGATTGAAGCCAAGGTGAAGGAGGCGATGTCTGAGGACAAAGCGTGA
- a CDS encoding MBL fold metallo-hydrolase, which produces MDSQDLNIRSYTGGMAQTNGYLLGSGKEGGACLLIDAPLGISRWLEKLGELPTDLLLTHQHYDHVEDVAKLAAKGVRLHAYAPYSDELTLEKLLQQSGIPIHVEPYTIENLLEGKAGLEAGGLEFSLEHVPGHSPDSVVFVHDGLAFGGDTLFAGGVGRADLPGGDMELLLQGIRGKLFTLPPETRVFPGHGPATTIATEQSTNPFL; this is translated from the coding sequence ATGGACTCACAGGATCTGAATATCAGAAGTTACACAGGAGGCATGGCACAGACCAATGGCTACCTGCTTGGATCAGGCAAAGAGGGGGGCGCCTGCCTCCTCATTGACGCGCCGCTGGGGATCAGCCGGTGGCTGGAGAAGCTCGGCGAACTGCCGACCGACCTCTTGCTCACACACCAGCACTATGACCACGTGGAGGATGTCGCCAAGCTGGCGGCAAAGGGGGTGCGACTGCATGCCTACGCCCCTTATTCCGACGAACTCACTCTGGAAAAACTCCTCCAGCAGTCGGGTATCCCGATCCATGTAGAGCCATACACCATTGAGAACCTGCTTGAAGGAAAAGCCGGACTCGAGGCCGGGGGCCTTGAATTTTCACTTGAGCACGTGCCCGGACACTCACCCGACAGCGTGGTGTTTGTTCATGACGGGCTGGCGTTTGGTGGTGACACCTTGTTTGCCGGCGGCGTGGGCAGAGCTGATTTGCCGGGTGGGGATATGGAGCTGCTACTTCAGGGTATCCGTGGCAAACTGTTCACTTTACCCCCGGAAACCAGGGTCTTCCCCGGCCACGGACCGGCCACCACGATTGCGACGGAGCAGTCGACCAACCCGTTCCTTTGA
- a CDS encoding DUF883 family protein, with product MEETYADPNFASDSPFSETPPSQQAANDLRAAAGDAANKAKQVAHEASVKAQQFKQAAVDKAQQFREFAGSKASDLKETASVKAQQIKQTAGEQMQQGRVKVREVHADTEEYIRQHPTKSVLTALGIGFVIGLAIRR from the coding sequence ATGGAAGAAACATACGCAGACCCAAATTTCGCATCCGACTCACCCTTCAGTGAGACACCACCATCCCAACAAGCAGCCAACGACCTTCGGGCCGCTGCGGGGGATGCCGCCAACAAGGCCAAGCAAGTGGCACATGAAGCCAGCGTCAAGGCCCAGCAATTCAAACAAGCCGCTGTGGACAAAGCCCAGCAATTCCGCGAGTTTGCGGGTTCGAAGGCCAGCGACCTCAAGGAGACGGCTAGCGTCAAGGCCCAGCAGATCAAGCAAACCGCCGGTGAGCAAATGCAACAAGGCCGCGTCAAAGTACGTGAGGTCCACGCCGACACCGAGGAATACATCCGCCAACACCCTACCAAATCCGTTTTAACGGCTCTGGGAATTGGCTTTGTCATTGGCCTCGCCATCCGTCGCTAA
- a CDS encoding phage holin family protein: MASKSAFSKTSLEASQRDMDLDTSIDEPSLGETSSQMKSSLSSFVAARIELASIEAKEAAQFAASKAVQGIILGISVFFFWTLVLAGLTGVLAPVADNWLKDKADWLPGWAAVLFALAVIHAIVAVVILICLKKKPASPLFELSRQELENDKQWLKQNK; this comes from the coding sequence ATGGCTTCCAAGTCAGCATTTTCCAAAACCAGCCTTGAGGCTTCTCAACGGGATATGGACCTCGACACATCGATCGATGAGCCAAGTCTCGGAGAAACATCAAGCCAGATGAAGAGCTCACTCTCCAGCTTTGTGGCCGCCCGTATTGAGCTGGCCTCCATCGAGGCGAAGGAGGCAGCGCAGTTTGCAGCAAGCAAGGCGGTTCAGGGAATCATCCTCGGCATCTCAGTCTTCTTTTTCTGGACGCTGGTGCTTGCAGGGCTTACCGGAGTGTTGGCACCGGTCGCCGACAACTGGCTGAAAGACAAGGCAGACTGGCTTCCGGGCTGGGCCGCCGTGCTCTTTGCACTCGCGGTCATCCACGCCATCGTTGCGGTGGTCATCCTCATCTGCCTGAAGAAAAAGCCAGCCTCTCCGCTGTTTGAACTTTCACGCCAGGAACTAGAAAACGACAAACAATGGCTCAAGCAAAACAAGTAG
- a CDS encoding LPS-assembly protein LptD: MRQFGISILPSLCSILCILPLQAQDPQDNNGAADENGLLGAGFSDTPEMPKSIRVTNDGKLEFDSEMGTFLFQGSVVVQGDNGVVLKAGRVLVNSKNETASLTGRVSVKQKSTQAENGTIIPGIQLFANKVLLNAKSKTITLDGDVSIYQGPTLHRGNHAVYNYGTGQLETKGLASGLGPILLESDRFRMIDHNGKKAFVGEHAGITTHDVADPNYWLRSDQTTIYPGDRIIFKNLRLYAGDTPVFWLPYLSQPLDADLGYHFIPGARTNWGLYLLNSYGIMLGGEADELTGEREGAWLLSQWHLDLMSRRGVGMGVDLLDTRLNDNNNLTGFKLYYLNDLDPSLERTSEPRGFVDSNRWKLELKHRIDLAERDQTSTYLDFNLTSLSDRFFLEDFEPGTYKINPNPGNEVGIFHRNPKYLAGLYTRFRLNDFFQTDTRMPELFFDQIKSPILDSPILHEGQTTFGIYDEHLADFREDALRAKAMTLPPGAELDAINRILDDRGYTRFHTWHEFSAPLNPGGKIAVTPRAGIGYTNYWSLDNGANSFDRTHLSAGVDTSVKFTRAYPNLVNEKWGIDGMLHIFQPYANFSQLSTNELDRSFRGIELLTPSTRPRPLEVGRFTATDSLMDWSIIRLGARNRLLTKRDGDSHEWLVMDTYMDIFMNDPEFDRDYSNLYNDIIWQPLPWMKVDLETQFPVVASGSGFREFAGNVTFMPNDSLEFIVGYRQLDNHPILQDSNRIDLRAYARISESWGVGFYQRWELDDSTPEVQQFNVYRDFDSWTASLGFIVRDNRDDSNEYGLMLNFTLKEFPGVRLPLSIDNE, from the coding sequence ATGAGGCAATTCGGTATCAGCATCCTCCCGTCCCTGTGTTCCATCCTGTGTATTCTGCCCCTCCAGGCGCAGGACCCCCAGGATAATAACGGTGCAGCGGACGAAAACGGCCTTCTGGGAGCAGGCTTCAGTGACACCCCGGAAATGCCAAAAAGCATCCGGGTCACCAACGACGGCAAGCTGGAGTTTGACTCCGAAATGGGCACCTTTCTGTTTCAGGGCAGCGTTGTTGTCCAAGGTGACAATGGCGTGGTGCTCAAAGCCGGACGCGTGCTGGTGAATTCCAAGAACGAGACCGCCAGCCTCACAGGCCGCGTCTCCGTCAAACAAAAATCCACCCAAGCCGAAAACGGGACGATCATCCCCGGCATCCAGCTTTTTGCCAATAAGGTTCTGCTCAACGCCAAATCAAAAACGATCACCCTCGATGGTGATGTCAGTATCTACCAGGGTCCCACGCTTCACCGTGGTAATCATGCCGTTTACAACTACGGTACGGGGCAATTGGAAACCAAGGGCCTCGCCAGTGGCCTCGGACCAATCCTGCTGGAATCGGATCGCTTCCGAATGATCGACCACAACGGAAAAAAGGCATTTGTTGGCGAACACGCCGGCATCACCACCCACGACGTCGCCGACCCCAATTACTGGCTACGCTCAGACCAGACCACCATTTACCCGGGCGACCGTATCATCTTTAAAAACCTCCGCCTCTACGCGGGTGACACCCCGGTTTTCTGGCTCCCCTATCTATCACAACCACTGGATGCAGACCTCGGCTACCACTTCATCCCCGGTGCACGGACCAACTGGGGTCTCTACCTGCTGAACAGCTACGGTATCATGCTCGGCGGCGAGGCGGACGAACTGACGGGCGAGCGTGAGGGCGCATGGCTACTGTCCCAGTGGCACCTCGACCTGATGAGCCGACGCGGCGTCGGTATGGGGGTGGACCTGCTCGACACCCGCCTCAACGACAACAACAACCTAACCGGTTTCAAATTGTATTATCTCAACGACCTGGACCCATCCCTTGAACGGACATCCGAGCCAAGGGGATTTGTCGACAGCAACCGATGGAAACTTGAACTCAAACACCGTATCGACCTCGCCGAGCGTGATCAGACCAGTACCTACCTCGACTTCAATCTCACCTCTCTCAGTGACCGGTTTTTCCTCGAGGATTTTGAGCCCGGCACCTACAAGATCAACCCCAACCCTGGGAATGAAGTCGGTATTTTTCACCGTAACCCCAAATACCTTGCCGGTCTCTACACCCGGTTCCGGCTCAACGATTTCTTCCAAACGGATACCCGCATGCCGGAACTCTTTTTTGACCAGATCAAGAGCCCGATCCTCGATTCCCCCATACTCCATGAAGGCCAGACCACCTTTGGCATCTATGACGAGCACTTGGCCGACTTCCGTGAGGACGCCCTCAGGGCCAAGGCCATGACACTGCCCCCAGGGGCCGAGCTTGACGCGATCAACAGGATACTCGATGACCGGGGTTACACCCGGTTCCATACATGGCACGAATTCAGCGCACCTCTTAACCCTGGCGGGAAAATCGCCGTCACCCCGAGAGCTGGCATCGGATACACCAATTACTGGTCACTCGACAATGGCGCCAACTCGTTTGATCGCACCCATCTATCCGCCGGAGTCGACACCTCGGTAAAATTCACCCGGGCATACCCTAACCTCGTCAATGAAAAATGGGGTATCGACGGGATGCTGCATATTTTCCAACCCTACGCCAACTTCTCCCAGCTTTCGACCAACGAGCTCGACCGCTCGTTCAGGGGTATCGAGCTACTGACACCCTCGACCCGCCCCCGGCCGCTTGAGGTAGGCCGTTTTACAGCCACTGACAGCCTGATGGACTGGTCCATCATCCGACTCGGCGCACGGAACCGCTTACTGACCAAACGTGACGGGGATTCCCACGAATGGCTCGTCATGGACACCTACATGGACATCTTCATGAATGACCCCGAGTTCGACCGGGATTATTCCAACCTCTACAACGACATCATCTGGCAGCCCCTCCCATGGATGAAGGTCGACCTGGAAACGCAGTTCCCCGTTGTGGCAAGTGGCTCCGGGTTCCGTGAGTTCGCTGGAAACGTCACCTTCATGCCTAACGACTCCCTTGAGTTCATCGTGGGTTACCGCCAACTCGACAACCACCCGATCCTGCAGGACTCCAACCGTATTGACCTGCGCGCCTACGCACGCATCAGTGAATCGTGGGGTGTAGGTTTCTATCAACGTTGGGAACTGGACGACAGCACACCGGAAGTCCAGCAATTTAACGTCTACCGTGATTTCGATAGCTGGACGGCTTCGCTTGGATTCATTGTGCGTGATAACCGCGATGACAGCAATGAATATGGCCTGATGCTGAACTTCACCTTGAAGGAGTTTCCCGGAGTCCGCCTGCCGCTCTCCATTGACAACGAATAA
- a CDS encoding NAD(P)H-dependent oxidoreductase — MTISPENLIDCLRWRYATKEFDPEKKIPADTWAAIEQSMVLTPSSFGLQPWKFITVTNQETKTDLLEHSWHQRQTTDCSHMVVLCARDSMDQEDIEAWLAQLVETRGVTRESLDGYAGMMTGFFGSMDPDKTLSWAKNQVYIALGQLLSTAAVLGVDACPMEGIVPTEYDRILGLEGSGFSTTVACAMGFRSAGDKYAELPKVRYHSSRVLETI; from the coding sequence ATGACTATTTCACCCGAGAATCTGATTGATTGCCTGCGCTGGCGGTATGCCACCAAGGAGTTTGACCCCGAAAAAAAGATCCCTGCCGACACCTGGGCCGCCATCGAACAAAGCATGGTCCTCACCCCGTCGTCTTTCGGACTTCAACCGTGGAAATTCATCACCGTCACCAACCAGGAAACCAAGACCGATCTTCTCGAACACTCCTGGCACCAGCGTCAGACCACCGACTGCTCACACATGGTGGTCCTGTGCGCCAGAGACAGCATGGATCAGGAGGATATCGAGGCATGGTTGGCGCAGCTGGTCGAAACACGGGGGGTGACCAGGGAAAGCCTTGATGGCTACGCCGGCATGATGACCGGATTTTTTGGCAGCATGGACCCTGACAAGACCTTGTCCTGGGCCAAAAACCAGGTCTACATCGCACTCGGCCAGTTGTTGTCGACTGCCGCCGTGTTAGGGGTCGACGCCTGTCCTATGGAGGGGATCGTGCCCACTGAGTACGACCGCATCCTGGGCCTCGAGGGCTCTGGGTTCTCCACCACTGTGGCCTGCGCCATGGGCTTTCGCTCGGCCGGTGACAAGTATGCCGAGCTCCCCAAGGTGCGTTATCACAGCTCCAGGGTGCTGGAGACTATCTGA
- the mtnP gene encoding S-methyl-5'-thioadenosine phosphorylase, with product MSKQADAIGIIGGSGLYEMEGFEQTEERIIRTPFGEPSDALVGGVIAGRQVWFLPRHGRGHRLLPHEINHRANIWAMRSLGVRWLICVTAVGSLKEEYAPRHIVLPDQYFDRTSRREHHTFFGHGIVAHVGFGDPVSPGLREILRESSLAQGCTVHDRGTYVNMDGPAFSTRAESEANRQLGFDIVGMTNLPEAKLAREAEIALATLCMVTDYDCWHEEEEDVSVQTVIGNLMANAANAQKIVARAVAAIPQSADWPEHDALAPALMTPKELWPEKTVANLLPILGKYS from the coding sequence ATGAGCAAACAAGCAGACGCAATAGGAATCATAGGTGGGAGCGGCCTCTATGAGATGGAGGGCTTTGAGCAGACGGAGGAAAGAATCATCAGGACGCCCTTTGGTGAGCCGTCCGACGCCCTGGTCGGTGGTGTGATCGCAGGCCGGCAAGTCTGGTTTCTACCCAGGCATGGTCGTGGCCACCGCTTGCTACCCCATGAAATCAACCACCGAGCCAATATCTGGGCGATGCGCAGTCTGGGCGTAAGATGGCTCATCTGTGTGACGGCGGTCGGGAGTTTGAAGGAAGAGTATGCGCCGAGGCATATCGTCCTTCCGGACCAGTATTTCGACCGCACAAGTCGGCGTGAACACCACACGTTTTTTGGTCATGGAATTGTTGCACATGTGGGTTTTGGCGATCCAGTTAGTCCGGGCCTCCGGGAAATCCTGCGGGAGTCATCCCTTGCACAAGGGTGCACGGTGCATGACCGGGGCACGTATGTGAACATGGACGGTCCCGCATTCTCCACACGGGCAGAAAGCGAGGCCAACAGGCAGCTTGGCTTTGATATCGTGGGGATGACCAACCTGCCTGAGGCAAAATTGGCACGTGAGGCGGAAATCGCCCTGGCGACCCTGTGTATGGTGACGGATTACGATTGCTGGCACGAGGAGGAAGAGGATGTGAGTGTGCAGACAGTGATTGGGAATTTGATGGCCAATGCCGCCAATGCGCAAAAAATTGTCGCCCGGGCGGTGGCAGCGATTCCCCAGTCAGCAGACTGGCCGGAACACGATGCCCTGGCACCGGCTTTGATGACCCCCAAGGAGTTATGGCCTGAAAAAACAGTCGCCAATTTACTACCGATCCTCGGGAAATACAGCTAA
- a CDS encoding L,D-transpeptidase encodes MTSCQLFPKSDPSWQVNKQRYRQADASETRVVVSIHDQKAWLLDKQGRVVLKTDVSTGVPGHETPPGEHKVLEMLKDKRSNKYGKYVKEGSGKVVVPKTWLHEGPPPEGTVYEGIEMPYWMRLTWHGVGMHVGKFPKRTRCSFGCIRVYHKAQPLIYKKVTVGTSVTVHDESLTLEMAGKEKFGLFR; translated from the coding sequence ATGACATCTTGCCAGCTGTTTCCTAAGTCGGATCCAAGTTGGCAGGTCAATAAACAGCGGTACCGACAGGCTGATGCCTCGGAAACGCGGGTGGTGGTATCGATCCACGACCAAAAAGCCTGGCTGCTGGACAAGCAGGGCAGGGTGGTACTGAAGACCGACGTATCCACCGGCGTGCCGGGCCACGAGACGCCGCCGGGTGAGCATAAGGTGCTGGAGATGCTCAAGGACAAGCGTTCTAACAAATATGGAAAATATGTGAAGGAGGGTTCAGGAAAAGTTGTTGTGCCCAAGACCTGGTTGCACGAGGGGCCTCCACCTGAGGGCACGGTTTATGAGGGGATTGAAATGCCCTACTGGATGAGGCTGACCTGGCATGGGGTGGGGATGCACGTGGGGAAGTTTCCCAAACGGACGCGGTGCAGTTTTGGCTGTATCCGCGTCTATCACAAGGCACAGCCGTTGATTTACAAAAAAGTGACCGTGGGAACATCCGTCACGGTGCATGATGAAAGCCTTACCTTGGAAATGGCCGGGAAGGAGAAGTTTGGGCTTTTTAGATAG
- a CDS encoding murein L,D-transpeptidase: protein MTPSDHISTLSEADYARGELREKDAVTRMTPRMSRELNEIGLSLGSPVYIRVFKESRELEIWCLHQASGRYRHFKTWRIAAMSGLLGPKLAEGDFQAPEGFYHAKKSQLRPDSNYHLAINVGYPNRYDLAHKRTGDFIMIHGNRLSAGCLAMTDPSMEEIYTLCHSALANGQPFFRIHIFPFRMTDERLAGETQHRWYDFWMNLKEGYDWFEEKETPPDVSVKNKRYVFQ from the coding sequence ATGACCCCCTCCGATCACATAAGCACTTTGAGCGAAGCCGATTACGCACGTGGAGAGCTACGGGAAAAAGACGCCGTCACCCGGATGACACCACGTATGAGCCGTGAACTCAACGAGATAGGGCTGTCGCTTGGCTCCCCCGTGTACATCCGGGTCTTCAAGGAATCACGGGAGCTTGAGATCTGGTGCCTTCACCAGGCATCCGGGCGATACCGGCATTTTAAAACCTGGCGCATCGCCGCCATGTCCGGCCTACTCGGCCCCAAGCTGGCCGAAGGTGATTTCCAAGCACCCGAGGGATTTTACCACGCAAAAAAATCGCAGCTGAGACCGGACAGCAACTATCACCTCGCCATCAACGTCGGCTACCCGAACCGCTACGATCTGGCGCACAAGCGCACCGGCGACTTCATCATGATCCACGGCAACCGCCTATCAGCCGGATGCCTTGCCATGACCGATCCCTCGATGGAGGAAATCTATACCCTCTGTCACTCGGCTTTAGCGAACGGCCAGCCGTTTTTCCGTATCCACATCTTCCCCTTCCGCATGACGGATGAGCGGCTCGCCGGGGAAACCCAGCACCGCTGGTACGATTTCTGGATGAATCTGAAGGAAGGGTATGATTGGTTTGAGGAAAAGGAAACCCCGCCGGATGTTTCCGTTAAGAACAAGAGGTATGTGTTCCAGTAG
- a CDS encoding PEP-CTERM sorting domain-containing protein (PEP-CTERM proteins occur, often in large numbers, in the proteomes of bacteria that also encode an exosortase, a predicted intramembrane cysteine proteinase. The presence of a PEP-CTERM domain at a protein's C-terminus predicts cleavage within the sorting domain, followed by covalent anchoring to some some component of the (usually Gram-negative) cell surface. Many PEP-CTERM proteins exhibit an unusual sequence composition that includes large numbers of potential glycosylation sites. Expression of one such protein has been shown restore the ability of a bacterium to form floc, a type of biofilm.), producing MNKIKTAILVSASCATLSANAGVVTGTNIIDGVGGDIVITDNAGNAIAVGTGFVALGYFNVADSVVTAGATAAGMTSTLAGFQSIVSGSFEDEGMYLKSFDYGKGTLDAQNNKTLYSLMGNGADIASSNQFILYRHDDVIDADGSAPGVDDNQMIVNDGSLLFGTVGGAKTVDATNLLSNDNYTGSSSFAMSVVPEPTTTALLGLGGLALILRRRK from the coding sequence ATGAATAAAATTAAAACCGCGATTTTGGTCTCTGCTTCTTGTGCAACGTTAAGTGCTAATGCAGGTGTTGTCACAGGAACCAACATCATTGACGGTGTTGGTGGTGATATTGTTATCACTGACAACGCAGGCAATGCAATCGCAGTAGGTACCGGTTTTGTTGCGCTAGGATACTTTAATGTTGCTGATTCTGTTGTGACTGCTGGTGCTACTGCTGCCGGAATGACAAGTACGCTGGCGGGCTTTCAATCTATTGTGTCTGGTAGTTTTGAGGACGAAGGTATGTATCTGAAATCGTTCGATTATGGCAAAGGTACTTTAGATGCCCAGAATAACAAAACTCTATATTCTCTGATGGGAAATGGGGCCGATATTGCATCATCAAACCAATTTATTCTCTATAGACACGATGATGTAATTGATGCTGATGGATCAGCACCAGGTGTGGATGACAACCAAATGATCGTCAATGATGGTAGCCTATTGTTCGGAACCGTTGGTGGCGCAAAAACAGTTGATGCCACCAATTTGCTTAGTAATGATAATTATACAGGATCATCGTCTTTTGCAATGTCTGTCGTCCCCGAGCCCACCACCACCGCCCTTCTCGGCCTTGGTGGACTGGCGCTCATCCTGCGTCGGCGCAAGTAA